Part of the Pseudomonas sp. M30-35 genome is shown below.
GTTCACGATTTTGAAGTTGCTCATTGAGCTCACAACTGAGGCCGTTGCGTGTGTCCAGGCGGATATCCGGGAAGCGCTGATTAAAACCTGTCAGCAGTTCGATCAGCCGATCCAGAGGAAAATCCTCGGGGACGCCAAGGCTGACAACACCACGCATGTCACGAGCGCTGAGCATGTCACTGGCCTCCATGGCCAGAACGACGAGGCGTCGGGCATAGTTGAGCAGACGCTCGCCATCCTCCGTGAGCTGGATTGACTTGCTGGCGCGGCGCCTGATCAACAGCGGGCGGCCGATCTGGTCTTCGAGCTTTTTGATCTGCTGGCTGATGGTTGATTGTGTTCGGTTGACCTGGTCACTTGCGCGGGTGAAGCCGCCGGAGTCGACAACGGTCACGAAGGTTTTTAGCAGTTCAAGATCAAGCATGGTTTTAAATTCGATTAATGAATTATTATTTAATAATAATTTAATTTTCAACTTTAGTCTGTTGGCCCGACGATTGACTCCTTCCTATTGTTTTTAGAGGTTGTTCGTCATGTCACTCCAACACTTCGCAAAACCGCAATGGCTCACCTTTGATTGCTACGGCACGCTGATCCAGTGGGATGAAGGTCTGCTCGAATGTGTTCGTGAGTTGTTAGCGCTCAAGGGGATCAGTCATCGCGAGACCGATTTCATTCGCGTTTATGATCAATACGAATACGGTCTGGAGCAGCAACCCAGCTACATGAGCTTCCGTCAGGTGTCAGAGCAAGCGTTGCGGCGCACCTTGACCGATTTGGGTGTCGGTTATGAACAAGGTGATGGCGAGGCATTCGTTGCCCGTATCGGGCGCATGCCTCCATTTCCTGAAGTGGTTGAAACGCTGGGCTGGCTGAAACAGCAGGGATTCAAACTGAGTATCGTGTCCAACACCGATGACAACATCATTGCTGGCAATGTGGCGCAGTTGGGTGGGCATATTGATCGGGTGATTACGGCACAACAGGCCGAAGCGTATAAGCCCAATCCTCGGCTCTTCGATTTCGCCCATGCCAGCCTCGGCGTGCAGCGCTCGCAAGTGTTGCATATCTGCGCTAGCCCACACCTCGACTTGGTTGCAGCCCGAGACATGGGCTTTCACTGTATCTGGATCGACCGCGGCACCCAGCGAGTCGCACCGGCTGACTACCAACCCGATGCGGTGCTGGCAACGCTTGATGAACTGCGCCAGCTTTTCGCAAGCCTCGGCTGGACGCATGATTAAAGAGCAAGCGATGACTCAATAACTGAGCAGCAAGTGCTGCCCATGTGTTGAAGCGCAGTGACGTTGATTAGTCTGAGATTCGCGCAGCACGTTGCTATCTCAACGCCTGTTTGCGCATGGCTGCACACCTGAGGTGTGCAGGGCCTGCCCATATATCAGGTCATAGAACCGGTTGCTCAGGGCGTTCTTCAGGGTCAGATTTTCCAACAATCCGTATTTTGTTGTGGTCTGAGATTTTTGAAAAAAGCAGGCTTCCATATTCAGGATCTTCTGACGTTCTATAGTGGCCGGTATCTATTAAATCGTTAATGCATGAGCTGTGGGTCACGACTATCAGGTTTCTATTGGTGGTCTTGTGCTTTAACAGGTCGTCAACGATGTCGCTTCCGCAAATGGTCTTGCTATTTGCTAGTGGGTTAGCTTTTCCAAACATGAAGTCTGATGTTTGAACTGTTCTGATAGCTGGGCTTGTAAGGATGTCGGTATTGTCCAGTGTGAAGTTTGACTTTAAACGGTTTCCTGTCTCTTTTGCTCTCTCGCTTCCAAGCGATGTGATTCCGTCATCGGGACCTAAACACGGGTTGCTTGAGCGGTCGCAGCGTTCTTCGTGTCTTACCAATAAGATGATATTTCCACTTTTCCAGTCTTCAGAAAGGCCTGAGCTGACTAGTTTTTTATTCGAATCTAAGTCCTCTACAGTTTTTTGTGCAAACGAGTCGTAAGCAAAAAAAATAGTGCCAATAAAACCAATGGTTAATACTGCTTTCGATCGGTTGCTATTGAACATTTGGAGTATCCACAATTTGTATTTCGTATAGCTGTTTCTTAGCTATACAACTTATCGAGTGATAATTGGGAACCTCCCTGGAAACCCTGCTGAGATCAGTACTGATCTGAAATAGAATCATCTCCTAATTGGGTTAAGGAATTTTTACGTGAGGACATAGTGTTTTTTTGACAGGCAAGTCATCGCGATCATTACGTCGGCCGAGGTCGACAGCCCGGCGTCGGAGCTACGTTGTGAGCATGGAGTCAGATCAGGGGTTTTATAGACGTGTCGGGCCAAATCCGGCGCAATGGAGGCGTCGTTGATGGCCCGGCAGGGAGATATGTTTCTGCAGGCGGTTCGCTCGGGTTGGACCCGCGTTGCCTGCTATTGCTACCAGCCTCTACTGCCCTTGGAAAATACCGCGATCGCCGAACTCCTCATCCGGTTCATGCACAATCGGCGCATGAACAACCAGCACAACTGTTTCAGCGTTTTGGTTTGGGTTAGAGCTATTCGCTGGCAATTCGTTCCAAACGATAGCCATAGCCATAGATGGTCGCGAGGCGCCAGCCGTTTTCGGGGGTGAGTCCAAGCTTAGTGCGCAGCCGGTAAATGTGGGTGTCTAGCGGGCGTGATGAATGGACTTCTTCACGGGGCCAGAAACGCTCATAGAGGTATTCGCGTGAGAGCGGGCGGTCTATGTTGCTGATCAAGCACTTTGCCAAGCTGTATTCACGCTCGGTCAGGTTAACTGGCGTGTCATTGCGTTTAACTTGCTGTTCGGTGTCATCAAACAGCAGGTCGTAGACCTTGAGCGAAGGGCTTTTGATTTGCGCGATGTTGCCTTGACGACGCAGGACTGCAAGCACTCGGGCTTGTAGCTCCTGACTGCGGAAGGGTTTGTTGATGTAGTCATCGGCGCCTTCATTCAGCGCCAGTACCACATCTTGCTCTCGATTCCGGCTGGTTAGCATTATGACCGGAGGCTGTTTTTCAAGATGTTTTCGGCTCCAGCGCAAAACCGCCAATCCACTCACGTCAGGCAGTTGCCAGTCGAGAATGAGTAGGTCGAATGTTTCGCGCTTCAGTTGCTTGAGTAATTCTTCGCCACGGTTGAAGCCATGCAAGCTCCAAGGGTCCTCATTCTGCTTTGCAATACTTTGCAGGGTGTGAGTTATGCGGTCGAGCTCAGCTTGTTCGTCATCCAGTATTGCTATGCGCATAGCTTGGAACTACCCGTCTCCATATAACGAATGGGTTGAAATGAGTAAGGCTATTTTTCTCATGAATCGTTTACTTCGGAATCTGAACAAATGTGAGATTTACCTAAATACAGCATTACGATTTGTTAAATTTACTCAACATTAAAACCCATACAAGCACTTTTAATGATTCAAATCAAGGCGGCAGAACGTGCTTGTGATCGCCTGCTGTGGGGGATGCAAGCAAGTAATCATGTAGGTGATTAGCCTGTGTATGGCCGGGTTTGTACGGCGCTCTAGATACTCTCTGGGACAGGCAATATTTCAGCTTAGCCACCTGATCCATGGAAAAAGTGAAGGGTTGGCTTGAGTAAACAGCTACAGGGGCAAGTGTTCTGGCGTGCTTATGTAGCCGCTAACACTGTCTTGGCGTGGATAGCTAAGTCCGCGTTAAGTTTTGAATTAACTGCTCTGAACATCAGGCAGTAAAAGAGTTCAATCTATTGCTCAAGGATTGTGCAATAGATTGAAAGTGAGCGGCATGGAAGCTGCGAATGAAAGCCATAGGCCGGGAGGCGTTAATTTCCGCGAACAGCGGTTGTTAAGAGTTGCCTTGAGTGTTCAGCTGAAAACGGATTTTGTTGGCTGATTGCGATGTAGGTGCTTGGTTTTCATATGTAAAGGACTTCTGTGGTACGTGCGCAGATTCCGTAAGGAGAGTGTCGGTGTTGGATGGAACCAACGTGGAGCTGGATTCTCGCTAGCTGTCGGGCTTGCTCGATGGGCGGCGAGCTGTAGCTAGGATGCTACTGTGCAAGGATGCTTCAGGGATGATTTAGCGCAGCGGCTGCTGCACTGTGGCAGGCCAGATTTGTTGTTCAGTTATGCAGTCGAACTTCATTGTCGCGCTTAGTAAATAGCACAAGGATGTGCTTCCCATTGAGGCTCTTGGGTTAATTAAACCTTTATATCGACCCTCGGGAGTAACAATTGAGGGGCTGGCGTCAGAGAGTCGAGGGTATGAAAAGCGAATTTGCGAACGCTCGACTTTAGTGATCTTAAATGAATATTTGATTCGCGTTGCTCGTCCCTGCATGGTTAGTGCTACTCACTGTCGAGTGAAGGCTGACCCTGCAAAGTTTTGATTGTCGTTTTGATCTGTCTGTGAGGTAACGCATACGTTCGTGCTATGTTGTGATTGAGTTATTGAGTTATTGAGTTATTGAGTGAGTGTGGGTTGGTTATATAAAGGCCATTAAACCACTCTCGGTTAGTTCAAGTGCTTAAGTTTATCCAGTAAATATACATGTCGATCATAGGAAAGTATCAAATTGAGTCATTCGATAACTCGTACGTATTTAATGCGCACGACAGCCCATTTATGATCAGCTTGCAGCGCAATACTGTTGCAACCTTGATAGTGAGCTTGGCAATGATGTCCATGCTGTTCAGCACCTCTGTTTATGCTGAGAAGTTGAGCCCTGATGTTAATGAAAGTGTTGCGCTTGAAGATGTCCCGGAACCTTTACCTGCACAGGTCGAGGCGCTTGAAGGTGAGGCTTGGCTGATCGATAAGCGTGGTACGGAAACACCGTTGGTTGAAGGTATGGAAGTCAAGAGGGAACAAGGTATTCGTACCGGTAGCAATGCCTATGTTGCACTGGTGCTTGGCGATGACTCACGTATCGTTCTGCCTTCACAAAGTAGTGTTGTGTTGCTGTCTGATGAAAAGGTCATGCAGGTCAAGCTACTGCAAGGGCAGGTAGAGTCTTATGTGCGCAAACGCGAGCCTCAGGTCGAGCACTTCCAGATACTCACGCCCGTCGGGGTTCTGGGTGTGAGGGGTACGCACTTTCGTGCGCGACAGGTCGCAGGTGAGGATGCAGTGCTAGCAGAGGTGCTCAGTGGCAGCATTGCCGCCGAGCGTGATGAGCGGCAAGAAGCGCCGAGTTTAATCAATGCTAAGCAGGGCATGCGCATCGTGCCAGATGGCAATTTGAATGCGGTCGAGTTATTGCCCGGGCCGCAATTGCTTGGCCAGCAAGGCAGTGCTGCTGCGGACAGCGGTTGGACCATCGTGATCAAACCGCTCCCGGGGGCGCAGCGTTACCGCGTGCAGGTTGCGAGTGACCCGAAGTTTATGCGGATCAAGCGTGAGCAGTTTTCGAACTCAACCGAAGTAAGTTTCTTTGGATTGGATCTGCCTTTGTATTACGTGCGCATATCTGCATTTGATGAGCTGGGTCTTGAAGGTCTTACCTCAATCTATCATGTGATGCACTTCTTGCCTGTCGCAAGTCAGTACTGAGGGTCTTGGCGCGTGTGACAAACAGTAAAATTGGGTCTGAGATGAAGGTAGAGCGGCGAAATTCCTTTTCAATGTCTCGCCAGCTATTCAATCGCATTGCGCGCGAGTGGATAGTCGTGACCTTAATTTTGATCCCTCTGACGGCAGGGCTTTCACTGACACACGCACTTGGACTTGACTCGCTAATCTACGACCG
Proteins encoded:
- a CDS encoding haloacid dehalogenase type II is translated as MSLQHFAKPQWLTFDCYGTLIQWDEGLLECVRELLALKGISHRETDFIRVYDQYEYGLEQQPSYMSFRQVSEQALRRTLTDLGVGYEQGDGEAFVARIGRMPPFPEVVETLGWLKQQGFKLSIVSNTDDNIIAGNVAQLGGHIDRVITAQQAEAYKPNPRLFDFAHASLGVQRSQVLHICASPHLDLVAARDMGFHCIWIDRGTQRVAPADYQPDAVLATLDELRQLFASLGWTHD
- a CDS encoding histidine phosphatase family protein, producing MFNSNRSKAVLTIGFIGTIFFAYDSFAQKTVEDLDSNKKLVSSGLSEDWKSGNIILLVRHEERCDRSSNPCLGPDDGITSLGSERAKETGNRLKSNFTLDNTDILTSPAIRTVQTSDFMFGKANPLANSKTICGSDIVDDLLKHKTTNRNLIVVTHSSCINDLIDTGHYRTSEDPEYGSLLFSKISDHNKIRIVGKSDPEERPEQPVL
- a CDS encoding response regulator transcription factor; translated protein: MRIAILDDEQAELDRITHTLQSIAKQNEDPWSLHGFNRGEELLKQLKRETFDLLILDWQLPDVSGLAVLRWSRKHLEKQPPVIMLTSRNREQDVVLALNEGADDYINKPFRSQELQARVLAVLRRQGNIAQIKSPSLKVYDLLFDDTEQQVKRNDTPVNLTEREYSLAKCLISNIDRPLSREYLYERFWPREEVHSSRPLDTHIYRLRTKLGLTPENGWRLATIYGYGYRLERIASE
- a CDS encoding FecR domain-containing protein, yielding MSIIGKYQIESFDNSYVFNAHDSPFMISLQRNTVATLIVSLAMMSMLFSTSVYAEKLSPDVNESVALEDVPEPLPAQVEALEGEAWLIDKRGTETPLVEGMEVKREQGIRTGSNAYVALVLGDDSRIVLPSQSSVVLLSDEKVMQVKLLQGQVESYVRKREPQVEHFQILTPVGVLGVRGTHFRARQVAGEDAVLAEVLSGSIAAERDERQEAPSLINAKQGMRIVPDGNLNAVELLPGPQLLGQQGSAAADSGWTIVIKPLPGAQRYRVQVASDPKFMRIKREQFSNSTEVSFFGLDLPLYYVRISAFDELGLEGLTSIYHVMHFLPVASQY